The Tachysurus fulvidraco isolate hzauxx_2018 chromosome 19, HZAU_PFXX_2.0, whole genome shotgun sequence genomic sequence AAAAGtgtccagttgcagagggagcaACTGGATCAAACCCGGCAGCCTCAGGTTTTCTATTAGTCTGTATAAATCCTTATTATGTTTAATAGATAcagtaattataaaatattttgattaaTAATGTGTCAAAATGTGTTCTACTTCTGTCTTTCAGTCTTTACGTTCATCATTCATTCCATGCCCCATCTatcccatatatatatatatatatatatatatatatatatatatatatatatatatatatatatatatatatatataatgttgacCACCAAAGTGCATTCCTGACACAGCTCTTAAGTATTTAGTAATaaccacaaaactccataaaaggtcaagtacacagacaaaaaaaaaactttctgctGGATTTACAAAAGTTCATGAGGCTAATTTTCAATGaagctaaaatatatatatatatacgtatatatatatacgtatatatatatatgtatacgtatatatatatgtatatatatatatacgtatacatatatatatatacatatatatatatatatatatatatatatatatatatatatatatatatatatatatagagagagagagagagagagagagagagagagagagagagagagagagagagagagaaaattagcTTCATTGAACTTTTGTAAATCCAGCAGAaagtttttgttctgtttggaTTATGCAAACGTATTAAAATTGATAAAGAATATGCTCTTCCATTTTTTGTACGAATACTtactggtttgtttgtttgtttgtttagtgacAAATGTAATAGAACCATTGCCTCAAATGTGATAAAGATCAGTGGGCctcattgtgtacattttttagCCAGACTgaaataaagatatttaaaaaagttacaGAAACTCTTTTTAGTCAAAGCGATCTCTTGGTGACTCACTAACAGAAATCCCTCAAATTCTCCCTGATGTTATGTCAGAAAAGAAGTAAAGCCTTTGTCCACAGGATGTGGCACAATAGGAATCATAGGGCCCTCTCTTCTTTTATATGATGTCATTCTAAATTGTATCTCTGGTCTTTAATTATGAATTAATTTTTGctttgattattttttcataCTTAGTATTTCTTTagtgatatttatattattgataTTTGTGCCACTAATATGAAACAAAACTTTCACAAAACTTTCATTAAATTTGTGAATCTTAACAAAAAATCTTGCATTATTTAGACATAAAAGCATAATCTGTTCACTATAAGCACAGTATATCATATGATTTGAAGGTTGGTCAGCTTTTTTTATGGgtcaatttaaataaacacaggatttgCAAAAGTtcaaatacaaatgtttttctgtAATTTAGGGATTTTCTTGAATTAATGGTGTTcatgcatacagtatacagtacagagtGACAATTATTCTTCAGTGTCATGAGTCCTGAAAATTGTGTAGTCTGTCATCAAAGCTGGATTGTTTTAGTACcaggaaatacatttttaattctgatCAGTCGTCTTCAGTATTTTGATCTCATATACCCATATACCTTAAGAGGAAACTGTATAACAGTCGCCACAATTTATGCAAGTCAATATTTtcttatgaaaatattttagcTGTAATCCAGTGGTTATTGGTCTGTAGTATAAACCAGGTTTACTACTATTTCTAAATTCAGAATCTGTTGAAATATAAATTGCAGGTGTAGTATCAGTAAAATGGCTGCTGTCCTTGGCTcttatacacattattttttatacattatgtCATCTTACATCTTTACttgcattgcaaaaaaaaaaaaaaaaaaaaaaatcatgttggATGCTCAACACAACATAAATGACAGGACATTTCACATGGTTCATGGGTCCATAACGGAACAATGAATCTAATTCACTAATCACCAAACCAATGCACTAATTAGTAAATATTGTATTCAAGGAAAAATTACAACATGCAGCGTACAAAGACTGGACATTAACACAACAGCAcaagcttgtttttgtttttttttatctgcagtCTGCTATTAAGTTATAAATGTAATTCCTGCATGGTATGTTGTATACATATTGGAAGAACTGTACACATATTAatcataaaaatgacaaactaACTTTTGGCATTTAAATTTCACCTGAGCTTAATGTTGTTGATTGCTATATGCTAGATACCTATTActctaaaatattattcctttgAACAACCATGTGaacaaatttgttttatatgaacAATAACTACAGCTCAATTGCATCTGTATGAGTTTATGCATTTTGCTGCTGCCACattgattggctgattaaataactGCATGAAATCACAGCTGCCAAGTGGCAAGAATGGTATATACTATATGCATTTTTTGTGAGTCTGACACATCTCATAAATGGTGTTCAACCTGACCATTGATGTGTTTGTAGTGCAAGTTGAAAAAACTATGACCATGTACACTAGTGTTTGTATGTTGCATTTCAGGTtcagaaaaaaatcagaacTCTAGAACTTGTCTCATGTTATTTATTGAAAGCCAagcaatttaaaaattaaaataaaacattttagcaCAAAACAATTTGATGCAAGTTTCAAACAATTAAATAAGCCCTGGTGGTGCCAAAGGTAGCGTTTTAGTAGGACTGCACTGCAAGTAAATACAGGTATGGAAACAAGGACCATGAGTGGAATTTGtttgacattattattaatgttcttgaattattattaattccatCTCTGATGGcctatttagaaaaaaatgatgatgatgatctgtctctctctcggtctgtctgtcatcATGTTACTTGGTGCATCATGAAATCTGCAAAGCAGTTTGGGTTGTAAACATTTCGGTATTATTCCCTGAACAGCAACCTACTACCACAAACAAATCTAAGGGACAACATTCATTCTAAGAATGAGGACAAATGTTTACTGTTGTGGGGGATTCTTTAATTAGCTAATGTGTCATGTTCAAATGTTGCTGATCCACTCTTTTAAAACCATACATGGCAGCTACATTCCTCCTCAGCAGGATCACGTGATGACGTGCCTGAGTATTGTTAGTGGATGTTCTGGTGCCATGAGGCCTGGGCCTGTTGATTTTGCAAGAGTCTGTGGAGCTCTTTGAACTGCTCAACAGTCTGGTCTTTAAGATCAGGATTGGAGATCTGGAGGCGGATGCTGTCTGTGGACCATGAGAGCTCCCCGGAGAACATCTCAGTCAGGATCCTTGCCACTACAGGCACGACCTGAGTGAAAGGAACAGGAATGGAATTGCTTTAAATACAGAAGAGGTAAACCTCTACTATTTACTCAGATTAATCTTGTTCAACCGAAACATTTCAACAGTTATCACTGGAGAAACATTATAATACCCAAAATTAAATATATCAGTCACTTTAACTTAATGACAAGACTAATAGAGACTCTAGAGACTATAGTCTAATAGAGTAATGTGTACAAGTTACGCTCATGACTAgacacaattttatttaaaaaaattaatgggTTACGGGGTACCATCTGGTGCACAGAACCAAACCAGCAAACAGGAAACTTACTCACTAGTCAGGGTTGTGTTGGAATCTATCCCAAGTGCTATAAAGAGAAAGCCTCGTTTATGCATATGAAATATGGCTGCATATCTTGGGTTCATTTTGGGTCATGTCcaaaaaaattacctcaggaTTAGCATAAATAGTGGAGCAGTACAGTGTTATGCCTACATTAAATTCCACAAACTAAAGTGGTCAAGTCAACAATAACCAATTTTACTGAATACTCAATTtctgaatagatttttttttatgttctacAAGGTGGCATGTACAAGGCATAGTTCATAGTAGCAGTTACTTCTTGAGAATAGCACACGATATAGCacacaattattttttgttgAGGTAATTAGCCTAAGGTTTAACATTCTTTTTAACATGAGGTAATTAGCCTAAGGTTTAACATTCTGGTCTTAATAATCCAAATTGTGCTGTGAATATCTGAATGatgtattaaatatgtaaaagaaCTAAAATAATGTGTTAAGTTCAAACAGTGTTTGTTGATTACTGTAACTTGGATGAAGATCAAACCAGATTTTTAGACAAATTTATACATAACTGCAGAATATTTATACACTTACTTTTCTTGCCactgtgtattttattctattGGCAGATAATTTTGCTATATACCTGAACTAAAAGCTTCAAATTAGAAAACAGGATCAGCCACTAAAAACAAGCTTAAAATAGTTAGTGTTAATGTCTAGAAATTGGTGTAATAATCATAGCTATAggctatactgtacatttgctgtactgggttagggttagggttaattaCTGTTCAGTTTAAGCAAATGGTGAATTCCTGGGTTACAAATGAATTTACACACCTGGACAATTATGAGCTTTTTCTCTTTGGGTTTTCTGTCAGGCCAATCCTCCCCAAAGCAGAAGTAAATTTCAAAAGGTGGGGGAGTCGGCACCTCACCCTTCTGGTACATGATGAGTCCTGTCAGAGGAGGAAAAGACACATCAACTTATTTATAAGTACAAAGAATAATTATGCTAGTCAGCTACTTTGTACATAAAAGTGCAGATCTTTGGGTCTGTGGCTCATAACTCATAGTGAGACTTATGGTTAACCATGATAGTGTCCACCATGCCTTCTTCTCATAATCACAGAGATCTGTTGATAATGAAGTGGAGGAATGCTGGTGTTCCCTTCACTTCCATGGTACCTTCATGTTTgcgcccctttctgctccatTTTAGTCTGGATTTTTTTGCTTGTCCTGTATTTCCACTATATactgttttaaaacatttatagtCTTGTACCCTGTATGGTATTGTACCGTTGTGGCTACAATAAATACActaaacacagagacaacacagagacaacacTGACACATGACTCTGATacaaaaactaaaattaaaacaaatacatgatGAATGGTAATCTATCAAAGACCTTCACCTTGAAGAGGGGCACTAGACAGGTGTGTCCTCTGTCGCCACtccttaatatattttaatttaatatttaaaaaaacaacacaggtaTCAACCTTTAATTATAACCCCCaacagaaattaaaaatgatattcCTTAAACTGggattttaaatatatgaattacttaattaaaataaatatcccTACAGATATGAACGAGTTAGAATTCCTTAATTATGGCCCCATCAATAATGAAACTAAAAAGATGGAATAATGGAACTATATCAGAAGATGGAGTCTTTTACCATTTTTCAACAAGAGATCTAGGGTGGATTCTGTCAAGCAAAACATACTTCCAAGAATACGTTATCTTGTCCAGTCATTACCTTTTACCATGTCCAAAAAGCAATTTTCAGAGCGGGATAAACTGGTCTCCTGATTCATatggcaaggcaaggcaaggaaCCAAGGGTAAAATTTAAAACCTTGCAGttgagtaaagaaaaaaaaaggcccttccacatttacaaaaatatattttcaggCAGCACAGCTGAGACTAAAAGTCCGTTGGTGCAATCCGGAATATCAAGCAAGATGGAAAGACAGAGATTGCAGACAAGAATTTAAATAAGGCTAATTGGGTTTTGGGTAATGGTAATGGATTTGGGTAActctttaaaatatatattttttttaaataaaaaaggtttaagaTTATTAAGGTATACAACCTAAAGGACTCTTTGAATGTATTCAAATGAATGGGTTTCTCATGATActcattttaagcatttaatttaatttcattacatttctaGCAAATTCATTTACGCTAGATAtgcattgaataaaaaaatataggcTAAGAAAGGGATCAGTGCATATTGTTCAACCATTGATCAAGGACAATTATTAAGACTTAAATCCTTAGATTCTAAATTGAAACGTTCTTCTAGAGGATGTCTTTAGATATTTTCAGCTCCAACAGCATTTATcggaaaataaaaaactgatgaagtttaaataaattaggTTTAGTTAATTCCTCTGCTTACAGGGCCCAGCCAATGTTGAAGATTATTACCAACTTCTACAAGGTGAATCATCGCTGTACATTAAAGACAGATGGGAAAAAGAAAGCGATAATATCAAAAATTTAGCAACTTCCTGTTCTTCCTATGAAGTAATTTTGATGGAGAAATTCAGTGCATTTTTCCCTTACTccaaaacagaaaaatacatttctagATAACCCAAATTGATGGAGATGGTAAACTGAAGATAATTTTAAAGTAATACATTGGTCTGTTTGTCATTAACACCAAGTTACTTGAGAGATTTGTTATCCCTGATTAGGGAATATATTTGTCAGCTGGAAATGTCGTTAAAGTGACAAATGTCTCTAACAGGTGTGGTGAACTGTATATCTTTATAATAAACTCCACAATTTTTAGTCCATTTTCTTCATCATATTATCATTATTGCCAAGTATAATAAgcattataacattttaatatctGACCAATGGACTGAAGACGAAGAAGTCGTCaaagaagaggatgaagaagagTACGAAGAACAACAACTTCAGATTTTATTAGCAAACAGCTAGATGAGATTAAAAAGATTTCTCTAACAATGTAATATATGATATTACATGAAGTACCGTATTTTACCGTATAATAAGgtgcacctaagagccttaaattttctaaaaaaatcggccgtgcgcctaataaccTGGTGTGCCTTATGTGTGCACAGAGTTCCAAAAGCTGTAAAAATattgtgtgactttggtaagcgctccgcttgattgacacAGGGACATAATGTCTCTAAGCTTATCAAGTATTACATGATaacgatttttatttttattacacacttaTCAAGTTGTGTTGTGTCAATCCTGCTGTTATACTCAAGTCTGATAGATGGCACTGTGACACAAGGCCTGTCTGTTCACTGCCATTGTTCCACTGACATATTAACAGTAACTGATCTGACACACTGGTGCCTTTCAGGATATGGGACACTGAATGTCATGTCTTTTGTGAAGATTGGACTCCTTTACTAGTATTGGATAAAGTGCTGTATCTTTCAATATTCAAGGAATATTTCATCTTTCAAAGTAAATATAATTACTTTAGTTTAGtccattatattttttatgtagcaTGTTTCATCCCTGTTGTCTTTCAACTGGGAGAAAGCACCACCTTAAATAACTGACAGTTGGTGAGACACGACACTGAACGAGACAATTTTCTCTCAttacgaataaaaaaaaattatcagcTGTCCTCTATGCTGCAGAACAGGCAGAGATCAAGAGATTAGCTGCTCTGCAAAAAGAGCTTTACCGTTCACATTATAATAAAAGAGTGACTAGGGTTCAACGTGGCATTACTTTTGTTTAATTGTGTCTTTCATGTATGCCTGTGGAATCCAAACCCAAAACTATCAAATCCCAATACTAATCTCAATACTAATAAAATCTCACTATTCCATGTTGCTGAACTGTTTTtatgtgtctggttcctcttaaggttacttcctttttttgtgacaggaagttttttctttattgccaCTACAGTCTCCAGCTATAAACAAGAGTTCTGTAGTTTTGTGACAATGCTTGTGTTAACAGTTCCAGGCTACTGATTCAGTTTAAAGCAGTTTACAGAGTCTATTGCTAAAATTtcattttgcacatttcaaattATTCTATTTTCTTAAGCGCTTGTTATTAATTCTGTAAAAGATAAAAGTAAAAGGCTTTACAGACTTCCATATTCCAAATACCACCATAGCAGCATATTGTTACACTAATCAGTACAAAGCAAATGCTCAGCTTACCCTGCAGGAAGTTATTGAGACTGAACACATTGATCTTGCGCTCTCTTTCCATTGGGTTAGGCTGACCCACATCAGGCACTCCCGGCCCGGACCAAAATACTTTGCACTGGCATAATCGTACAGCGTAGATGTCCTGGCCTTGTATCTCAAGGATAAGGCCACGGTCCATCACGTCTAGCAGATGCTCAGTGTAGAAGCGCTGTTTCTCATTTTGGATCCCTGCAGTTCCAGGGAACAGCACCTGGTGTAGTGTGATGGGCCCAAACAGCTCCACTTGCTCTGGTGTTGGTGCCAAATTACCAGAATAAAGCCGACAGCCTTGAGGATTACTCACGGTCATAGAGCCCACGGTCTGTCCCCGATACTGGAACTTAATGTCAAGGTCTGTtactaagaaagaaagagaaatggaatcgtttttcaaatgaaaagcATTTATCAGTAGTAAACAAGTCTCATCAAATATATATTAGCAAAAGTTCTGATTTCTATATCAGTGATGCTTAAGGTATTTTTGAAAGACTTGGATCACTGCATTAATTGAAGCTATTTTATTTCTAGGTATTATTTGAATAGATCTGAAATGCATGAGAAATCATGCTGCATGATAATCTGCAGGTTGATCCGTTTTTAACACATTATGGATTTGTCAACTTATTATACATAAATAAGTACAGTTTAATGAAGTAATAAGCTACTTGATAACCAGTACTGAAGGTCATTTTACAAATACCTACTTATAAAGTCAACACAAGCCTACACAGGTGACAAGAACCGTAACGTCTGGTCTGCATTCAAAATCAAATAGAGGTTTACTGCATCACTGTTTCCTTTTTTATAATAAGGTGAAGGGGCAACATCATCACAAGCAAACAGATAAACTCAGTTCTAACATTTGAAATGCAGGGTAGTTTTATTAAATTTCTGAGGacacattttaataaagtaaaaaggTTTTAATTAAGCCAAACTAAATAACAGATTATATCCTTTCACATTAATAGCACATGTAATACTTACCTATGAATATGAGTATTACCAGCATCAATAGGAACGATTAAATGTGAAATTGTTGGGTTCTTGCTCAAAACATGAAAATGCATTTTTGGTATGtttaaagattttgtttttatcatgTTAAAATGCTTATTAGCATACTAAAGCTAAATCACTACACATCACCACATTTGTATGTCATTAGCTTTCTCTAAAACAGCAATGGTGTTGTTAAGGGAGAACAAATGTTGTAGGTAATTCAGCTGTTTATTTAAAGACGTTCATTTCATTCACGTCGATAAAGGATCTGGACTATAGATCTGGAAGTTATGGGCTCAAGTCTTTACAGCCCAGTAACCCCCCTTTAAATATCACTGCTACGCTGTTCTTCCAAAgaagcttaataaaaaaaaatgccactgTATTGAAAAGTTTACAtgaaaaataaaggcttattttcttttcttacagaGCTGTTCAACCAGACACGACACTGCCAAGTTTTCTACCTGTCTATCTGGAAAGATCTTCTATCTAATGTGACTGAGCAAAatactgatttcttttttctcaaacAGAAAAACTGCAGCTGAAAATAAGCATCTAATTATAAGAtttatttctgatatttacCAGGTTCTCTTGATTAAGATTTCATTCCTGTTTAAAGTGACAACCTTGTGGCAGTACTCTTACCATTTTAACAAAACGTGATGCATTTTCATAATATCCCTCAGTTTTCTCACTTTCAGGACAGATACTGTGTGTCATAACAGGATAAAACTTTCCACACAGCAGAAATGCtgcacattacagcacagaagATGAGCTACATTGTCAACTACTTATGAAGCGgttatcctttctttcttcatttaaaatgcTATGACTCAACTTGAccgttttaataaaacaatttctTTAAATACGAATTTGAGGTTTTAATACTTTAGATCTGGAATAGGATGTTCCACAAGCACATGTCGACTTTTGGTGCACATTCTTGCATGTACTCTCGTATTTATGGCACATAAGAATATTTTATAATAGATGTGTCAGATCTTAGTCTTTAGCGGTCATGTGAAGCTCTGCTATGAGATATATTGAACATAATGGCTAATTAAGACTAGAAGTAAAATAAACTGTTGATTGGATGCAGATGTGGTAGGTACTAAATTCTGCCTCAACATTAGTACATTGCTCTGTCCATACCAAATTTGGAGATTCAAAATCTAAGACTGGTTAAAACAAACCAGCTGAATTATACGTAGATGGTTAGATACAAAAAATATTAGAAGAACAGATATACAGAAAGAATATAAAAGAAAGATGCCATGCTTACAGGGCAGCATATGAGGACTGCTCAGCAGGTCAGAGATGCATGGCTGCACTTGGCTCTCTACTTCAGGCCTCACCTCTGGCATAGGACTGTCCACCATGGTGTCTGGCATCTCAACAGTGTGGGCAAGAGCAGCTGGTGCCATGACCCTGGTGCCCAGACCATGTCCATTTAGAACAGCTTCCCTGAGTAGATGCTCCTCCTGTTTCACAGTAGGAGCAATTTGACTGTGATCAGAAAATCCAGGTCCCATGATGGAAAGAGGGAATGTATCTTGGTTGGTAAGGAATGGTGAGTAGCTTGGAGGGTCAGTGATACAAGCATCTGTCATAgaacattaaataattaataagtaGTAATTTACAATGGACAAATCTCTTAAAACAATTTTGATTACATGTATATGATGTTGTGTCTTTATATATTTCACACTTTAtatcttgtttatttaatattttctgtattagaattttttcaggattttatgtttacattaatcttaaactttttaTATTCTGGGGTCAGCTGAAaccaatataaaatatatattaaatatataaatctaaatgttaAATGCAGCCAACTCACAAAACTcaatttttaacttttattaacatttacagttatgaagtaaaaaaaaaaaaagaaataaagtacaGCCTCCATCAGTtctacacacactgtgcacattATTAGGAACAGTGTGTCAAATACTGGGTATATTCTGCTTTTGTTCCCAAAACAGGCCCAGATCTTCATGGCATGATGTTGAAAGACTTCCTAAGAGATTCTGATGCATGTTGGCATGACAGCATCATGCAATTCCTGCAGATTTTGGGATTAAATCCCCAATTCTATCAAAATAATGTTCTAAGAGATTCAGATCTGATGACTGGGATGGGCTGAAGAACTAGTAACTGGGATGGGCTGGATCCATTGATCCATGCTGTTGGTGCCAAATTCTGCCCCTCAGCATGCTTTTCGGCTCTTCACAATTGTAGACTGATTAGCGGAGTTATTatagcctttctgtcagctccaACAACTCTACTCTGACTTTTCATCAACAATGTCCATAAAACTGCAACTCACATTTATCTATTgcatcattctgtgtaaactttatAGACTGGGTGAAAATCCTAGAAGATCAAAAgcagaaatactcaaaccaacaACGATTCTATAGTCTAAAACACAGAGATCATTTCTCCCCATTCTGATGTGAACATTCTCCAAAGCTGCCACACAACTGGCTGGTGTGATCATTAAATGGAGTAGCTGTACAGGTGTTACTAATAAAGTGCACTGTGTatgtaagaagaaaaataatatccGGTTGGAAAAAGTCAAAAGACTTTTGCATTGTTGATCACACAACTTCTGTCCTGATGACAGGAAATTAAGGAAATTGATCAATCCAAAGGAATTGAAAAGCTTAGAATTAACAGAGAATGTACTTTATTTTGTCCATGATTGTACCTTTATATAATTAACCTCATATGCTTTATATAATTAACCTCATATAGTCATATGCTTAACATTTAAATCCAAATTTAACCTTTAAAAGTATTTATGTTAGTTAAAATGTGTGGCAGTTTTTACACTATACATAGCAAAACTTAAAactatgtatatgtattttaatattccCTCAAATGTTAcgtgcaaaaacaaaaaagggacTTACTAATGGAAAGGTGTGCAAAATTTGGTAGCTGAAACAAAGAATAAGAAACACTTTGAAAGAGCTATCCTGACTACATATGCATAAagcaaaaatgatttaaatcttATGTGCAGTAAACAGTTTCTGTCTGCAATGCTCACCTCTTCCTCATCATTGTCACACTCAtctaaaaaaaagcataaaacactgagtttttaaagcaaacaaaatgtacaatataataataattaaaacaaaacacacacaatttgggTAACACaaaagtaattttaaaaaaatttgtacTTCTACCAATGTTGGTGAGGTGCACTAGTTCTTACCTCCATTTGCTGGCAGTTCGCACACCTCATAAAGCTTGTAAGGCTGCATTGGCGTCTCCTTGGTACCATCATACTTCAGTATAAACTCACGGCTCTTGTTGAGTGCACATCGCAGGTTTGCCTTCCATTTGGCCGGATCAGGCTCGTCTACACCCTCCTGGTATTTCCCCGTCTCCAGGGcccaggcctttttttttttaaaaaaaaaaaaaacattttaagggCCTTGGGAGGAATAATAGCAAAAAATGAACCTGCATAGCTCATATTTTCTTATTGTCAATTTATTCAGGCCACATTCAGGGTCTTagtacaaaacaacaaaaccctggaaaaaataaaaacctttcagAAAAATCAGAAGAACCTGTATGTTCAGCTCTGAACTGTGAGAACTATTAAACTGTAACCATTTTACCAAATTGAAAAGTGAATCTGGGAAATATATCATAAATTGTAGTATGCAAATGGTTtgaaattattttgttgttttaggGTCGTCTTCTTGACCAGTTTCTTCATGCAGCAAATGGTACTGAGGGAAATGAAACTTGAAGCACTTTCACTTCTGCAAAGTGGTTCATGAGAATGTGGAAAACCCCCTGAAGGTAAACTAGAAATACTAGGATTTAACCGACTACAAAGaatattatcattaatattaatattattaagatGTGTCCTAAATccataaaatataaatgctGTATGGatgaatacaaatacagaaacagactAGGTGTATGCACTAGATAAACCAAAAAGTGTGCTGTTTAAACCAGAACTGTTGTGGAGCTTGGAGTGAGGGTTTGCAGCTCTTAGCAAAACTCTGGCTTTAACCACAGCTTTAAAATCAGACTATAAGTTGTGAAACTAGCCTGATGTTTAGAAATTTGTAAATGCATTTTCCCCTTAATCTTTTCAGAGGAAACAAGTTAACAGTGTTGTGCTGATCTGCAGAATCTATCCACAATACAAGAAGTTCaaatatctggcaaccctgttaATTATACAGAAATCAATTTGTTCAAATGGTGTTGTGCTTCAGCAGTCTGACCTGAAAAATAAAGACCTACAAAATATAGAACCATAAAAGACAGAAATGCTGATCATGCTGCTTTGTAAGAAAGACATTTAACAGACTATG encodes the following:
- the irf5 gene encoding interferon regulatory factor 5 isoform X1 — its product is MSAQPRRIRLKPWLLAQVNSGKYPGLKWLNKECRLFQIPWRHATRHLPTPEEENTIFKAWALETGKYQEGVDEPDPAKWKANLRCALNKSREFILKYDGTKETPMQPYKLYEVCELPANGDECDNDEEELPNFAHLSINACITDPPSYSPFLTNQDTFPLSIMGPGFSDHSQIAPTVKQEEHLLREAVLNGHGLGTRVMAPAALAHTVEMPDTMVDSPMPEVRPEVESQVQPCISDLLSSPHMLPLTDLDIKFQYRGQTVGSMTVSNPQGCRLYSGNLAPTPEQVELFGPITLHQVLFPGTAGIQNEKQRFYTEHLLDVMDRGLILEIQGQDIYAVRLCQCKVFWSGPGVPDVGQPNPMERERKINVFSLNNFLQGLIMYQKGEVPTPPPFEIYFCFGEDWPDRKPKEKKLIIVQVVPVVARILTEMFSGELSWSTDSIRLQISNPDLKDQTVEQFKELHRLLQNQQAQASWHQNIH
- the irf5 gene encoding interferon regulatory factor 5 isoform X2 — protein: MSAQPRRIRLKPWLLAQVNSGKYPGLKWLNKECRLFQIPWRHATRHLPTPEEENTIFKAWALETGKYQEGVDEPDPAKWKANLRCALNKSREFILKYDGTKETPMQPYKLYEVCELPANGDECDNDEEELPNFAHLSINACITDPPSYSPFLTNQDTFPLSIMGPGFSDHSQIAPTVKQEEHLLREAVLNGHGLGTRVMAPAALAHTVEMPDTMVDSPMPEVRPEVESQVQPCISDLLSSPHMLPLTDLDIKFQYRGQTVGSMTVSNPQGCRLYSGNLAPTPEQVELFGPITLHQVLFPGTAGIQNEKQRFYTEHLLDVMDRGLILEIQGQDIYAVRLCQCKVFWSGPGVPDVGQPNPMERERKINVFSLNNFLQGLIMYQKGEVPTPPPFEIYFCFGEDWPDRKPKEKKLIIVQHLG